The stretch of DNA TTGCCGCGGCCGGGGCGCTCAGCCGGCGCAACGACGCGCCGCACCGGGCGAGCCGGCCCTTCGATGCGGACCGCGATGGCTTCGTCATGGGGGAGGGGGCGGGGCTGCTCGTGCTGGAACGGGCCGCGCACGCCGCCGCGCGGGGAGCGCCCCCCCTGGCGGTGCTGGCCGGCTATGGGGCAACCAACGACGCGTACCATCCCGCCCGACCGCGGCCCGATGGTGCGGGGTCGGTGCGGGCCATGCGCCTCGCCCTGGCCGACGCCGGCGTGGACCGCGCCGACGTGGACCACCTGAACGCGCACGGCACGGCGACGGTGGCCAACGACGCCGCCGAGGCCGCGGCGGTGCGCGCCGTCTTCGGCGCCCACGCCGACCGGGTGGCCGTCACCAGCGTCAAGTCGGCCGTCGGCCACCTCCTCGGCGCGGCCGGCGGTGTGGAGGCGGTCGCCACCGTGCGCGCTCTGCAGTCGGGGCTGGTGCCGCCGACCCTGAACCTCGACCACCCCGATCCGGCCTGCGAGCTCGACGTCGTGCACGGCGTCCCGCGCGCGCACGCTGCCAGGATCGCGGTTTCCACCTCGTTCGGGTTCGGCGGCCACAACGCCGTCCTCGTGTTCGCGCGCTGATTCGCCCGCGGACGCCCGGGTAGGCTGCACCCGTTCGACGAGGAGAGGGACCGGCACGGGAGGCGACCCACGGTCACCGGTGCCGGCGCCTCGGCGACCGGTGGCGCACCGCCACCCCGTACGCCCGGTGACCTCCCGGCACTGCTCGGCAGGAGCACCGCGGCCGATCCGGCCACGCCGAGCGGAGCGCCACGCCCCGGCGCGTGGAGAACCCTCATGACCATCGACCGGAGGACCTGACCAGATGAGCGCACGCACCCAATCGAACTGGGCGCTGGTGACCGGCGCCTCCAAGGGCATCGGGGCCGCGATCGCCACCGCCCTGGCGGCGTCCGGACGCGACGTCCTCGTGCACTACGGCCGCGATGGCGACGGGGCGGACCGCACCGCAGCCGCGTGCGCCGAGCGGGGGGTGCAGACCCACACGGTCGCCGCGGACCTGTCCGAGGGCATCGACCCCCTCGCCAACGCCATCCAGGAGGTCGGGGGTCTGGCGGTGCTCGTGAACAACGCCGGGATGACCGCCGACGGCCTCACCCTGTCCATGAGCGACGAGGCGTTCGCCGACGTGCTGCAGGTCAACCTGGTCGCCGCGTTCTCGCTGTGTCGGACCGCCCTGCGGGGCATGCTCCGCGCGCGGGCCGGCCGGGTGGTCAACGTCAGCAGCGTGGTGGGCCTGCACGGCAACCCCGGCCAGGCGAACTACGCCGCCAGCAAGGCCGGGCTGGTCGGTCTGACGAAGACACTGGCACGGGAGGTCGGCAAGCGCGGCATCACCGTCAACGCGGTCGCCCCCGGCTTCGTGGCCACAGCCATGACCGACGAGGTCGACCTGGAGGACCTGGCGGCGCAGATCCCGGCCGGTCGGGTGGGCACACCGGAGGAGGTCGCCGCCGTCGTGGCGTTCCTGGCCTCGGAGTCGGCGGCCTACGTCAACGGCACCGTCGTGCAGGTCGACGGAGGGCTGTTCGCCTGAACGCCGCGGCCAGACACGGCCCACCGGGGATGCGCGTGGCGCGGGCTGCCCTCGGCCCGGCGCTGCTGCGCTGGGTGGGCGCGGAGGTGACCGGCCTGGACCGGGTACCCGGGCACGGTGGCGTGCTGCTCGCTGCCAACCACCGCTCGTTCCTGGACCACTTCCTGCTCTCGGCGGCGTCGCCGAGAGCCATGCGCTTCCTCGGCAAGGAGTCGTTGTCGCAGGGACCGATGGGGCGCGTCAACATGGTCATGGGCATGATCCCGGTCGACCGCGGGCATGCCGATCTCGCCGCGCTGGACATGGTGGTGGCGAGCCTGTGCGCGGGCGACGTGGTCGGTGTGTTCCCGGAGGGCACGCGCTCGCCGACCGGGGAGCTCTTCCGGTTCCGCAGCGGGCTCGCACGGATGGCGGCCGCGGCGGGGGTCCCGGTCGTGCCCGTCGGGCTGACCGGGACCGCGGAGGCGTGGCCGGTCGGCCGTCGGGCGCCCCGGCCACGACGCGTCGGCGCGACGCAGGTGCGGTTCGGCGAGCTGGTGCCCGCACCTGCCGGTGATGCCCGGGCACGGCGCGCTTTCACCGCGCTGGTGCACGATCGGGTGGAGGTGCTGTGCGGCCAGCCGCTCGCCGACCGCTTCGCACCGGTGTCCGACGACTGACCACGGCGGCGGTGGCGGCCGCACCGACCGGGCGGGGCGCGGTGGCGCGGACGTGCGTACGATGCGTCCGTGACGTCACCGACCACGGGCGCGGTGCCCTCCGTGCGCCGCGTCGCCGTTCTGCTCGGCCTGCTCGTGGCCCTCACCATCGTGGGCTCCTCAGCGGTGGCCGTCGCGCTCCCCGACGTGGCGGCGGACCTGTCGCTCGACACCGCGGGTACGGCCTGGGTGCTGGCCTGCTTCTCGCTGTCGTTCTCCGTCACGACCGCGGTATTCGGACGCCTCGCCGACGCCCGCGGGCTGCGGCTGCCCCTGCGCGTCGGCGTGACCCTGTTCACCCTCGGCTCGCTGCTCGCGGGAGCCGCGTGGTCGTTTCCCATCCTGATCGCCGGCCGGCTCGTGCAAGGGGCGGGGGCAGGGGCTGTACCCGTGCTCGCCCTGGGCATCGTCGCCGCGCGCTTCGACGGCGCGGCACGCAGCCAGGCGCTCGGTGGGCTCACCGCGGTGGTGAGCATCGTGTCCGGGTCCGGTCCGCTGATCGGCGGGGCGATCACCGAGCTGGTGAGCTGGCGGGCCGTCCTGGCGCTACCGGCGATCGCCCTGCTCATCGCCGAGCCGGTGGCCCGCCTGGCACCCGCACGACCGGTCGGGGGACCGGGTGGCGGCCGGGCGCGACGGCCCGGTGTGGACGTGCGGGGCGCCCTGCTCGTCAGCGTCACGGTGACCGCGGTGACCCTCCTCCTGCAGTCGCCCGCCACCGGCCTCGGTCTTCGGGCCTCGGGGGCCGCCGGCGCCGCGGCCGCGATCGGTGTCGCCGCGGTCATGCGCCACGTGCGCAGGCGGCCGGAGGGCTTCCTGCCCGCGGCGGTGGTCGGCGATCCCATCTTCCGCCGCTGCGCGTTCGGGGGGTTGTCGCTGCTGGCCGCCTACCTGGGCATGCTGCTCGCGGTGCCGCTGCTGCTCGCGGCTGAGCACGGGTGGCGGCCCCTGCAGATCGGTCTGGCCCTGCTGCCCGCCGCGGCGCTCGGCGCGGTGACGGCCTCCACGGTCGGGGCGCTCGTCGCACGCCTCGGACGGGCGCGGCTGGCCTCGGGCCTCGCCGTGGGCAGCGCCGCCGGTCTGCTCGTGGCCGCGGCCGCTCCCGGCAGCCCGCTGCTGCTGGTGAGCGGGATGGCCCTGGTCGTGGCCGGCTTCGCCGGCGGGCAGGTCGCGCTGCTGGACGGGGTGGCGGCGGTGGTGGGTGAGCAGCACCGGGGGGTGGCGCTCGGCGTGTTCAACCTGGTCTTCTTCAGCGGGGGTGCGGTGGGGGCCGCGGCCGTCGGTGGCCTGGCAGGCCTCGTCACCCTGCCCGGTGCGCTCGCCTGCCTGGCGGTCCTGCCCGCTGCGGGCGCTGTGGCGATACGCGGGACGCGTTAGCGACGGCGCCGCACGGGAAGATCAGGAGCACACGCCCACAGCCACCGCAAGGACCACCATGATGCGCCCCGCACTGGTCGGACTCGCCGCCGCACTGATCGTGGCCCTGGCGGCCTGCGCCGACGGCGAGCGACCCACCGGGTCCGACGCCGACCCGAGACCGCGCACGGACGCCACCGGCGTGGAGGAGCGTCCCGGACTCGTGGACCCCGAGACGCAGGGTCCCGAGGCCGAGGACCCCGTGGACGTGGCGGTGACGGTGGTGGCGACCGAGCTCGAGGTCCCATGGGATGTGGCGTTCACCGACGACGGGCGCACGTTCGTGACCGAGCGTGACCGCGGCACCCTGAGCGAGCTGGACGAGACCGGCCAGCGGTCCGAGGTGGCCACCCTGCCGGTGGACGCCGCCGGCGAGGGCGGCCTGCTGGGGCTCGCGGCATCCCCGGACTTCGCCGACGACCAGACCCTGTACGTGTACTACACGACCGGGCGGGACAACCGCATCGCACGGGTCGGGCCCGACGGCGCACCCGACCCGGTCCTGACCGGCATCCCCCGGGACAGTGTCCACAACGGGGGGCGGCTCGCGTTCGGCCCCGACGGCATGCTGTACGCCACCACCGGCGACGCCGGTGACCCGTCGCAGGCGCCCGACCCGGCATCGCTCGCCGGCAAGGTCCTGCGCGTGGACCCCGCGGGCGGCGTCCCCGACGACAACCCGACGCCGGGCTCACCGGTGTACGCCAGCGGGATCCGCAACAGCCAGGGCCTGGCCTGGGACGCCGACGGCGACCTCGTCATCACCGAGTTCGGCCCGAACGTCGACGACGCGGTGCTGCGCGCGGAGCCCGGCAGCGACCAGGGATGGAACCCGCGGTCGGCGGTTGCGGGGGCCGGCGGCCGCGACTTCCCCGACCCCATCGCCGTCGATCAGCCACCCGAGGCGTCCTGGAGCGGCGCCGTGTTCCTGCACGATGGGGCGATCCCGCAGTGGGAGGGTGATCTGTTCGTCGCGGCCCTGCGCGGTCAGCGCCTCTGGCGGTTTGATCCGCGCACCGGCGAGGCCGACCAGCTGCTGGTCGGCGAGCACGGGCGCCTGCGCCATGTCGCCCAAGCCCTCGACGGGTCCCTGTGGGTGCTGACCTCCAACCGTGACGGCCGCGGCAGCCCCGTGGCGGACGACGACCGGATCCTGCGTCTCGGACCACCGCGGTAGCTCCATCAGGCGCCGGCAAGTTGACCGGCCACCGAGGGCTCCGCACCATCCATCAATCTTAGGTTGAACGGACAGTGGGAAAAACTTGACAGTGGTCGCGGCCCGCTGGTATGACAGGACCCGCTACGGGATGCCGCCGTCCGGCGGTGCTGGAGCTCACGAGCCCAGTGCGTCTTGATGGTTCCCATGCCGTGCCCAGTCCCCGCCCGGTCGAGATGCTGATGCTGCGTCCCGTCGCGTGCCGAACACACGACGTGGACAGGGACTGATCATGGCTGTTGGCGTAGCGGAGCCGTCCAGACTGCAATCACCCGCGGTGCTGCGCTGTGCCGCCGCGGACGTCCGGGCCGGTGATCAGGTGGCCTTCGTGTCGGCTGACCAAGGCGGGCACGTCGCCGGGGGGATCACGGGGAGGCGAGCCAGCGAGGACGGATCGACGGTCGCGCTCGTGGTCGATGGCCGCGTCCACCACGTCGCCTCGGGCCACACGGTGGTCGTGATTCGCTTCGGCACGGAGGACGGTCAGGCCGGCGTCACCCGGAACGCCGCCCCCACGTGAGGGCGTGCACCGGTGTGAGCTCGGCGTGGCCGAGGTCGGTGAAGCCATGCTCGGTGAGCAGCGCGTCGTAGGCACGGCGGGGGAGCAGCTGGCCATCGATCTGCGCCTCGAAGAACTGGATCCCGGCCATGAGCCGTCCGGGGACGCTCTGCAGCCCCTCGTCGGTGTCCGGGAACGGGAAGTCTGAGATCACGAACCAGCCCCCCGGCTTCAGCGCGTCGTGGATGTTGCGGGTGACCCGGTCGATGACGCGACACTCGTGCATGGAGATGTTGTTGATCACCAGGGTCGCCGGCTCATCCAGGCGCATCTCCTCGAGGGGGCTGACCCGCAGACTGACCCGATCGGCCACCCCCGCCTCGGTGATGTGCTTCTCCGCCCGGTCGATCGTGTGCGCGTCGCCGTCGACGCCGACGATCTCGCACGCCGGGTAGTGCTGCGCCAGCCGAACCAGCCCGGTCCCGGCCCCGCACGCGGTGTCCACGATGCGGCACCCGGCCTGCAACCGATCGTCCAGCCCCGGGACCTGTGCCAACCCGTCCGGGACGAGCCGGGTGTAGAAGGGGGTGCCCGTGCGGGCGACACCGGCGATCCACTCCGGGCTGCATCGGTCCCACCAGGTCCGCTCGCCGGAGGGCAGCACCTCCTCGAACCGGTCGAACAGCTCGGGCTGCTCGAACACCAGGAAGAGCCCGCCCACGTAGGCCGGCGAATGCTGATCCAGCAGCAGCGTGCTCATGTGGGGAGCGAGCCGGAACCGGTCGCCGTCGCGGCGGCACAGTCCGGCGCCGAGCGCGGCACGGCACCACACGCTCACGGAGAAGCCGTCAAAGCCGGCGTGACCGGCGAGCTCCTCGGGGGTCAACCCGTCGGCGTGCTCCGCCAGCGTCTCGATGAGGCCGCTGCGCAGCCCGATCGTGATCGTGCGGCTGCTCGAGTATCCGGCGGCGTGGCTGAGCAGCGACGTGGCCTGGTCCGCCATCGGCGGTGCGTGCTCTGTCGTGGTGGTCACGGCATGTCCTTCCTCGCGTCTGGCCATCTGGGGGCGTGCTCCTGGGCTGGGGGCCTAGCGGATGTCCACCCCGGCCTCGCGCAGGGCGTCGATCGTCTG from Egibacteraceae bacterium encodes:
- the fabG gene encoding 3-oxoacyl-ACP reductase FabG codes for the protein MSARTQSNWALVTGASKGIGAAIATALAASGRDVLVHYGRDGDGADRTAAACAERGVQTHTVAADLSEGIDPLANAIQEVGGLAVLVNNAGMTADGLTLSMSDEAFADVLQVNLVAAFSLCRTALRGMLRARAGRVVNVSSVVGLHGNPGQANYAASKAGLVGLTKTLAREVGKRGITVNAVAPGFVATAMTDEVDLEDLAAQIPAGRVGTPEEVAAVVAFLASESAAYVNGTVVQVDGGLFA
- a CDS encoding lysophospholipid acyltransferase family protein, whose protein sequence is MARAALGPALLRWVGAEVTGLDRVPGHGGVLLAANHRSFLDHFLLSAASPRAMRFLGKESLSQGPMGRVNMVMGMIPVDRGHADLAALDMVVASLCAGDVVGVFPEGTRSPTGELFRFRSGLARMAAAAGVPVVPVGLTGTAEAWPVGRRAPRPRRVGATQVRFGELVPAPAGDARARRAFTALVHDRVEVLCGQPLADRFAPVSDD
- a CDS encoding MFS transporter codes for the protein MTSPTTGAVPSVRRVAVLLGLLVALTIVGSSAVAVALPDVAADLSLDTAGTAWVLACFSLSFSVTTAVFGRLADARGLRLPLRVGVTLFTLGSLLAGAAWSFPILIAGRLVQGAGAGAVPVLALGIVAARFDGAARSQALGGLTAVVSIVSGSGPLIGGAITELVSWRAVLALPAIALLIAEPVARLAPARPVGGPGGGRARRPGVDVRGALLVSVTVTAVTLLLQSPATGLGLRASGAAGAAAAIGVAAVMRHVRRRPEGFLPAAVVGDPIFRRCAFGGLSLLAAYLGMLLAVPLLLAAEHGWRPLQIGLALLPAAALGAVTASTVGALVARLGRARLASGLAVGSAAGLLVAAAAPGSPLLLVSGMALVVAGFAGGQVALLDGVAAVVGEQHRGVALGVFNLVFFSGGAVGAAAVGGLAGLVTLPGALACLAVLPAAGAVAIRGTR
- a CDS encoding PQQ-dependent sugar dehydrogenase, producing the protein MMRPALVGLAAALIVALAACADGERPTGSDADPRPRTDATGVEERPGLVDPETQGPEAEDPVDVAVTVVATELEVPWDVAFTDDGRTFVTERDRGTLSELDETGQRSEVATLPVDAAGEGGLLGLAASPDFADDQTLYVYYTTGRDNRIARVGPDGAPDPVLTGIPRDSVHNGGRLAFGPDGMLYATTGDAGDPSQAPDPASLAGKVLRVDPAGGVPDDNPTPGSPVYASGIRNSQGLAWDADGDLVITEFGPNVDDAVLRAEPGSDQGWNPRSAVAGAGGRDFPDPIAVDQPPEASWSGAVFLHDGAIPQWEGDLFVAALRGQRLWRFDPRTGEADQLLVGEHGRLRHVAQALDGSLWVLTSNRDGRGSPVADDDRILRLGPPR
- a CDS encoding class I SAM-dependent methyltransferase, whose product is MTTTTEHAPPMADQATSLLSHAAGYSSSRTITIGLRSGLIETLAEHADGLTPEELAGHAGFDGFSVSVWCRAALGAGLCRRDGDRFRLAPHMSTLLLDQHSPAYVGGLFLVFEQPELFDRFEEVLPSGERTWWDRCSPEWIAGVARTGTPFYTRLVPDGLAQVPGLDDRLQAGCRIVDTACGAGTGLVRLAQHYPACEIVGVDGDAHTIDRAEKHITEAGVADRVSLRVSPLEEMRLDEPATLVINNISMHECRVIDRVTRNIHDALKPGGWFVISDFPFPDTDEGLQSVPGRLMAGIQFFEAQIDGQLLPRRAYDALLTEHGFTDLGHAELTPVHALTWGRRSG